Genomic DNA from Thermobifida alba:
CTAGAGACAATGCACGCATGTTAACCCGGTCCGGTGTGTCGTGGGCGGCGCTTGGACATCCGCGCACCGGATGTCTCGGGTGCCGCCCTTCACCGTGCGTTTCCGCTTCCGCAGCGTGGTCGACCGCCCCGGACCGGAGGCGGACGCCGCGATCCCCGCTCCCGGCGCCGCGCGAAGCGGCGGCCCGGGCACCTCAGGACCGGGTGGTGGCGCGCCGGATGGCCTCGCAGGTGGCCAGGGAGTCCCGGGCGCCGTCCATGACCGCGCGGGCGCAGTGCACCACCCATCCGGCCACCCCCTCGGGGGTCCCGGTCAGGTAGCCGCGCAGGGCGGAGACGTACTCCGCGCTGCGCTGTTCGTGGCCCAGCTGGGTGGGCACCAGCGAGTTGGGATCCAGTCCGCGCTCCAGCAGGGTCAGCCGTTCCGCGGCCCGCGCGACGATGCCGTCGCCCCAGCCGAAGGGGCGCAGTGCCAGCAGTTCGCCGTGCACGACCGCGCCGACTACCAGGGCGGGAGCCTCGGTCCGCGCGGCCAGCAGGGCGGACAGGGCCGACAGGCGGGCGGTGACCTCGGCCGCGCTCGGCGGGGCGCCCAGCCCCAGCGGGTCGGTCACCTCCTCACCGTCGTGGCGGGGCCGCCCCAGGGCCGCGGGGCCGACCGCGTCGGCCGCGGCCAGCACGTGCAGTCGGGCCAGCACCTGGCGGGGGGCCCTGGACCAGGTCTCCACCAGCAGCCCCAACTCTCCGGAGACCCGCAGCGACCCCTTGACCCGGGGGTCCTCGCTCTCTCCCGAGCGCATCTGCTCCAGGGTGATGTCCGCTCCTTCGAGCACCGCCGAGGCGCGGGCGCCGCGCAGCGCGGCCTCCATCGAGACGTCGCTGCCGCGGCGGCGCAGCACCCGTTGTCCGATCAGCATGTCGACGAGGCCGCGCGTCTCGTCGACGGCCTGGGCGACCTCGGGAAGTTCGGCGATCCGCAGGAGGGGATCGGTCGGCACAGCGTTCACGTTACGAACCCTACGTCCGGGTAGTGGAAGGGAGTGCAACCGGGTGGCGTCCCGTGTCGGCCACCACCCCCGCAGCGGTCACGGCACCACGGGACACGCGTCGTGCGCCGGTGGCGCACCGGGCCGCCCGAGGGGAACTGTGCGAAGATTCCCAAGAAATGTGTCCGATGGAAGGAGCCGCCTCGGTGTCCGAAACCAACACGGGTGGCCGGGAGTCGGTGGACGTCGGCGCCTCCGGACGTTCACTGGGCGAACTCACCTCTGAGGTGACCGGTAACCTCAGCCACCTGGTGAGCCTGCAACTCGAACTAGCCCGGACGGAACTCGCCGCGGACGCCCGCAGGGTCGCCCAGGGGACGGGACTGTTCGTGGTCGCCGCGCTGATCGCGCACCTCATCCTCATCCTGGCCTCTGTCACGATCGCCTTCGCACTGGTCGCGGTCGGACTGTCCGAGTGGCTGGCCTTCCTGATCGTCACCCTCTTCTACACGGTCGTCGCGGCCGTTCTCGGTTTCTTCGGGCGCCGCGCCTACAAGAAGATCCAGGGCATGCCGCGCACCAAGGAGACCTTCGCGAGGACCAGGGCCGTGCTGCGCCGCGAACCCGCGGCCGAACGGTGACCAGCAGGGTCAGCGGCGTTCCCGACGAGACGGCGGTCCTGATCGACGGCCCGTGGTCCCACCGGACGGTCAGCGCCGGCGGTATCCGGTTCCACGTGGTCGAGGCCGGGACGGGGCCGCTGGTCCTGCTGCTGCACGGCTTCCCGCAGTTCTGGTGGGCCTGGGAACGGCAGATCACGGCGCTGGCCGAGGCGGGCCACCGCGCGGTCGCGGTGGACCTGCGCGGCTACGGCGCCAGCGACAAGCCGCCCCGCGGCTACGACCTCCTCACCGCGGCGTCCGACGTCGCCGGACTGGTCCGGGTGCTGGGCGAGGCCGACGCGGCCGTGGTCGGCCACGGGCTGGGCGGTCTGGTCGGATGGACGATGAGCGTCTGCCACCCCCGCGCCGTCCGCCGGCTGGCGGCGCTGTCGGCGCCGCATCCGGTGCGGCTGGTCGCGGCGGCGCTGTCGAACTGGCACCGCGGGTGGGCGATGCGGGAACTGCTCGCCTTCCAGGCGCCGATCCTTCCGGAACGCCGTCTGGTGGCCGACGGGGCCGAGGCCGTGGCGCGCCTGCTGCGCCGCTGGTCGGGGCCTGGCTGGCCGGACGCGCGCACCGAGCGGCGCTTCCGCGAGGCGTTCCGGATCCCCCTGGTGGCGCACTGCTCGCTGGAGTACCACCGGTGGCTCTTCCGGTCCCGTTTCCGGCCGGACGGCTATCGTTACCTGCGACGCATGAGTGAGCCCAGTACCGTCCCCACGCTGTACGCGCACGGCACCGCCGATCCCCTCGTCCTGCCGGCGGCGGCGCACGGACTGGAGCGGCACGTGCGCGCGCCCTACCGGCTGCGGTTCGTGGAGGGCGCCGGGCACTTTCCCCACCAGGAACGTCCCGACCAGGTGAACGCACTGCTCGTGGAGTGGCTTTCCGATGACCGACCAGACACGTGACCGGGATCGCGGGGCGGACGGCCGGGCCCAGAACCAGCGGCCGCGGGACCGCTACGGGCGTCCGCTGCCGTACGGGACGCCGGGGGTGCCCCGAATCCCCGACGACGC
This window encodes:
- a CDS encoding oxidoreductase, giving the protein MNAVPTDPLLRIAELPEVAQAVDETRGLVDMLIGQRVLRRRGSDVSMEAALRGARASAVLEGADITLEQMRSGESEDPRVKGSLRVSGELGLLVETWSRAPRQVLARLHVLAAADAVGPAALGRPRHDGEEVTDPLGLGAPPSAAEVTARLSALSALLAARTEAPALVVGAVVHGELLALRPFGWGDGIVARAAERLTLLERGLDPNSLVPTQLGHEQRSAEYVSALRGYLTGTPEGVAGWVVHCARAVMDGARDSLATCEAIRRATTRS
- a CDS encoding phage holin family protein, which gives rise to MSETNTGGRESVDVGASGRSLGELTSEVTGNLSHLVSLQLELARTELAADARRVAQGTGLFVVAALIAHLILILASVTIAFALVAVGLSEWLAFLIVTLFYTVVAAVLGFFGRRAYKKIQGMPRTKETFARTRAVLRREPAAER
- a CDS encoding alpha/beta fold hydrolase; the encoded protein is MTSRVSGVPDETAVLIDGPWSHRTVSAGGIRFHVVEAGTGPLVLLLHGFPQFWWAWERQITALAEAGHRAVAVDLRGYGASDKPPRGYDLLTAASDVAGLVRVLGEADAAVVGHGLGGLVGWTMSVCHPRAVRRLAALSAPHPVRLVAAALSNWHRGWAMRELLAFQAPILPERRLVADGAEAVARLLRRWSGPGWPDARTERRFREAFRIPLVAHCSLEYHRWLFRSRFRPDGYRYLRRMSEPSTVPTLYAHGTADPLVLPAAAHGLERHVRAPYRLRFVEGAGHFPHQERPDQVNALLVEWLSDDRPDT